A single region of the Malus sylvestris chromosome 8, drMalSylv7.2, whole genome shotgun sequence genome encodes:
- the LOC126631647 gene encoding cyclin-A1-4-like isoform X1 has product MSARNRRPPPFSSSSSAAKRPSVSHRPNKKPSVSHHPNKKPMAAKTQVSKKRTALADVTNQRNGSQIVPPSSASSKAMVPCQTEVAKMATKVSSCTSKTGVSGSDESLSSKPSILVPFSGTSVSGTDPTIKVIGTDPSPSSSGTFLPAPSCINHAFRSRDVSPSRSVSASVSLNESMSTCDSLKSPEFEYIDNEDVSEVKSIEKKTAKSLFISDYPGKEGNIWKKDIFVDMEAIDKVVDIDANLMDPQFCATIAPDIYKHLRESEENRWPSIDFMETIQKDINADMRAILIDWLVEVAEEFRLVPETLYLTINYVDRYLSGNVMHRKQLQLLGVACMMIAAKYEEIIAPEVEQFCYFTDNTYVKEEVLQMESSVLNHLKFEMTAPTAMCFLRRFCFAAQKTSEVPSEHFWCLASYIAELSLVEYSMLCYAPSLIAASAAFLAKYILSPLKKPWNSTLRHYTLYQASDLSDCVKALHHLCCNGCGSNLPAVREKYSQHKYKFVAKKYCPLSIPPELFQDFSD; this is encoded by the exons ATGTCGGCCCGGAACCGCCGTCCACCGCCGTTTTCATCCTCGTCGTCCGCGGCCAAGAGGCCCTCCGTTTCGCATCGTCCGAACAAGAAGCCCTCCGTTTCGCATCATCCGAACAAGAAGCCCATGGCGGCCAAGACCCAAGTGTCCAAGAAGCGAACTGCTCTCGCTGACGTCACGAACCAGAGGAATGGGTCTCAAATCGTTCCACCGAGTTCCGCTTCGTCGAAGGCCATG GTGCCATGTCAAACTGAAGTTGCTAAGATGGCAACGAAAGTGTCATCTTGCACGAGTAAGACTGGTGTCTCAGGGAGTGATGAATCGTTGAGTTCAAAACCAAGCATCTTGGTTCCTTTCAGTGGTACATCAGTCTCAGGAACTGATCCAACTATCAAAGTAATTGGCACTGATCCTTCTCCAAGCAGCAGTGGTACTTTTCTTCCTGCTCCCAGTTGCATAAATCATGCATTCAGAAGCAGGGATGTATCTCCAAGCAGATCAGTTAGTGCTTCAGTTTCTTTGAATGAGAGTATGTCTACGTGTGATTCATTAAAGAGTCCAGAATTTGAATATATTGACAATGAGGATGTTTCAGAAGTTAAATCGATTGAGAAAAAAACAGCTAAGAGCCTATTCATTTCGGACTATCCAGGAAAAGAAG GCAATATCTGGAAGAAAGATATATTTGTTGATATGGAGGCAATAGATAAAGTCGTTGATATTGATGCCAATCTTATGGATCCACAGTTTTGTGCAACCATTGCTCCGGACATATACAAGCACTTGCGTGAATCTGAG GAAAATAGATGGCCCTCCATAGACTTTATGGAAACAATCCAGAAAGACATCAATGCCGACATGCGTGCGATTCTGATTGATTGGCTAGTAGAG GTTGCTGAAGAGTTCAGGCTGGTACCAGAAACACTATATCTGACTATCAACTATGTAGACCGTTATCTTTCTGGCAATGTGATGCATAGGAAACAATTGCAGTTGCTGGGTGTTGCATGCATGATGATTGCAGC TAAATACGAGGAGATTATTGCTCCTGAGGTGGAACAGTTCTGTTACTTTACGGACAACACATACGTTAAAGAGGAG GTTTTGCAAATGGAATCCTCTGTCCTGAATCACTTGAAGTTTGAAATGACAGCTCCAACGGCTATGTGCTTTTTGAGGCGATTTTGTTTTGCTGCTCAAAAGACCAGTGAG GTTCCATCAGAGCATTTCTGGTGCTTGGCGTCTTACATCGCGGAGTTGTCTCTTGTAGAATATAGCATGCTTTGTTATGCCCCATCTCTAATAGCTGCTTCTGCTGCCTTCTTGGCAAAGTATATTCTTTCCCCTTTGAAGAAACCTTGG AATTCTACGCTGAGACACTACACCCTTTACCAAGCCTCAGATTTGAGTGATTGTGTCAAAGCACTGCATCATCTGTGTTGTAATGGCTGTGGTTCGAACTTACCTGCAGTTAGGGAGAAGTACAGTCAGCATAAG TATAAATTCGTGGCGAAGAAGTACTGTCCTCTGTCTATACCTCCAGAGTTGTTCCAGGATTTCAGTGACTAG
- the LOC126631647 gene encoding cyclin-A1-4-like isoform X2, whose amino-acid sequence MSARNRRPPPFSSSSSAAKRPSVSHRPNKKPSVSHHPNKKPMAAKTQVSKKRTALADVTNQRNGSQIVPPSSASSKAMVPCQTEVAKMATKVSSCTSKTGVSGSDESLSSKPSILVPFSGTSVSGTDPTIKVIGTDPSPSSSGTFLPAPSCINHAFRSRDVSPSRSVSASVSLNESNIWKKDIFVDMEAIDKVVDIDANLMDPQFCATIAPDIYKHLRESEENRWPSIDFMETIQKDINADMRAILIDWLVEVAEEFRLVPETLYLTINYVDRYLSGNVMHRKQLQLLGVACMMIAAKYEEIIAPEVEQFCYFTDNTYVKEEVLQMESSVLNHLKFEMTAPTAMCFLRRFCFAAQKTSEVPSEHFWCLASYIAELSLVEYSMLCYAPSLIAASAAFLAKYILSPLKKPWNSTLRHYTLYQASDLSDCVKALHHLCCNGCGSNLPAVREKYSQHKYKFVAKKYCPLSIPPELFQDFSD is encoded by the exons ATGTCGGCCCGGAACCGCCGTCCACCGCCGTTTTCATCCTCGTCGTCCGCGGCCAAGAGGCCCTCCGTTTCGCATCGTCCGAACAAGAAGCCCTCCGTTTCGCATCATCCGAACAAGAAGCCCATGGCGGCCAAGACCCAAGTGTCCAAGAAGCGAACTGCTCTCGCTGACGTCACGAACCAGAGGAATGGGTCTCAAATCGTTCCACCGAGTTCCGCTTCGTCGAAGGCCATG GTGCCATGTCAAACTGAAGTTGCTAAGATGGCAACGAAAGTGTCATCTTGCACGAGTAAGACTGGTGTCTCAGGGAGTGATGAATCGTTGAGTTCAAAACCAAGCATCTTGGTTCCTTTCAGTGGTACATCAGTCTCAGGAACTGATCCAACTATCAAAGTAATTGGCACTGATCCTTCTCCAAGCAGCAGTGGTACTTTTCTTCCTGCTCCCAGTTGCATAAATCATGCATTCAGAAGCAGGGATGTATCTCCAAGCAGATCAGTTAGTGCTTCAGTTTCTTTGAATGAGA GCAATATCTGGAAGAAAGATATATTTGTTGATATGGAGGCAATAGATAAAGTCGTTGATATTGATGCCAATCTTATGGATCCACAGTTTTGTGCAACCATTGCTCCGGACATATACAAGCACTTGCGTGAATCTGAG GAAAATAGATGGCCCTCCATAGACTTTATGGAAACAATCCAGAAAGACATCAATGCCGACATGCGTGCGATTCTGATTGATTGGCTAGTAGAG GTTGCTGAAGAGTTCAGGCTGGTACCAGAAACACTATATCTGACTATCAACTATGTAGACCGTTATCTTTCTGGCAATGTGATGCATAGGAAACAATTGCAGTTGCTGGGTGTTGCATGCATGATGATTGCAGC TAAATACGAGGAGATTATTGCTCCTGAGGTGGAACAGTTCTGTTACTTTACGGACAACACATACGTTAAAGAGGAG GTTTTGCAAATGGAATCCTCTGTCCTGAATCACTTGAAGTTTGAAATGACAGCTCCAACGGCTATGTGCTTTTTGAGGCGATTTTGTTTTGCTGCTCAAAAGACCAGTGAG GTTCCATCAGAGCATTTCTGGTGCTTGGCGTCTTACATCGCGGAGTTGTCTCTTGTAGAATATAGCATGCTTTGTTATGCCCCATCTCTAATAGCTGCTTCTGCTGCCTTCTTGGCAAAGTATATTCTTTCCCCTTTGAAGAAACCTTGG AATTCTACGCTGAGACACTACACCCTTTACCAAGCCTCAGATTTGAGTGATTGTGTCAAAGCACTGCATCATCTGTGTTGTAATGGCTGTGGTTCGAACTTACCTGCAGTTAGGGAGAAGTACAGTCAGCATAAG TATAAATTCGTGGCGAAGAAGTACTGTCCTCTGTCTATACCTCCAGAGTTGTTCCAGGATTTCAGTGACTAG